DNA from Kwoniella dejecticola CBS 10117 chromosome 1, complete sequence:
GGGGTCCACCACATGCGGCTCGGCGAGTCGTTTGGCACTGACTCCAGCTACCAAAGACTTGGTATCTCTCGGTACCAAGGTATTGGTGAGCAATAATCGGATCGATGAGAATCTGAGAAGGGTATAGTATCAGCAAATTTATCCTTCATTGCAAGCATGAAATGATCAGCGTACCCGTGTAAGCCATCTAAACCACCTTTTCTACCTCCAACAGACCTTGTGAAAGCCACAGCTCCACCTCTCACCGAGACTGCATTATCTATCCCGCTAGGGTTGCCATGTAACACCTTCTCCGACAAGAACGCCCATCCGTCGATGATGTTGGTGTCGCCTTCCGAAACACGAGATTGGTCTTTGCCTGGTTTTTCGATGTGCGAGTGAGCGATGAGCAAAGCTGAAGCGACACATGTAGAATATGCTGCTGATGAGCCGAGACCGGCTGAGATGGGGAGATTGGCGGTAGCGGTGAAAGTGACAGCGGGACTGGTATCCGGCATCCGGTATGTCATTTTGTGGGATACACTGACTCGACCAGAAAAAGACTTACGCTTCGGACTCAGCTCCAGCCATGACCATGTAGAGGTACAGATAGGCGATACAAGAGTTTATACCTGTCTTGCCCAGCTCCAGGTGCTCATGTACAAGCTTCTCGATAGCTTCGTGTAAAGCAGGATCCAAATCCTTATCGGCGATGTGCCTTTGGGTATTCGGATGTACTGGTAAGAGGCCCCAAGGCAATCTCGAAATCTCCCATTCGGCTTCTACCCCCACGTTGGGGACTTCCAAAGCGACTTTCCCATCTGATCTAGGTGACAAGACTGCGAAACATCTAAGATTGACCGAAGAAGCCACAGCTGTAACACCGTGAACGACAGCATGTTCACCGAACAAGATAACTTTCCCAGGTGCCGAAACGGTGATATCCTCATCTATGCTTTTTCGTTCAAGGGAGGTGAAGCCCAATCCTCTCTTGACGCCAGAGACGAGTCTATCCATAGTGCTAGCCTCTGACGGTCGTTTGAACCCCTTAGCTCGGTCTAAGATCCATGCTTCCGGGTCGGATGTGAATAACTCGGCTGATCGAGAATCGGAAAGAGGGGAATGGGAAAGGTTAGGAACGATGGCTCCGGCTGATAAGAGGGAATGTTCCAGGTCGTCCATGAGATCTCGGGGATCTTCGATCCCGACACAAAGTCGGATCAAGTTCTCAGGAAGGCCTCGCTCGGCCCGGACGGCGGCAGAGATGGAGGCGTGACTGGGGCGAAAGTCAGGACGAGCACAGGCGGATGAAGCACGAAGGTGGAAAGAGGGCGAAACGGTGGGAGAAGCCGGTGGAGATGAGGCGGAAGAATGGTATGCGAAGGGCAGAACTCGTCGGCCGTCTGACGAGAGATAGGCGGAAGgcgggaagggaagggacGCATCTGAAGCATGAAGCGTGACAAATTTTGTAACTGTACTCACGACATCAAGCAAGGCATAGAGATCAGACTGTTCACAGCACCGAATGATACACTGATACCCCAAAGTCTAGTTCCTCCAACGATCCTCTCACTTAAAGCCTTGTCATCCGTCACGAAAGACAACACTGCACCAGCACCGGTCGCTTGCTTGTAGTGAATATCTCGTTTTGGGTGGTTCTTCAGTCCAGGATAATGTACCAAAAAGCCTAACGAATCCAGATATAGAGCCACTAGATGAGCAGTAGCCATTTGTCTATCCATCCTAAGTGACATGGTCTTTACACCTCTAAGCAGTAGGAAGGAGTCGAATGGGGCTAGACCGGATCCAACCGAGTTGATAAGGAATGCGATGTCTTTACAGATTTCAGGTCGCTTGACAGCGATGATACCAGCCATGAGATCATGGTGACCTGACAAGTACTTTGTTCCAGAGTCATAGACGATATCGGATCCCATATCTAATGGTCTTTGAAGATATGGCGACATCATAGTATTGTCGACGACTATCAAGGCGTCCGGAGCGGCGAGTTTGACTTCTTTAGAGATACCTTCTAGATCTGCAATTTTGAGAAGAGGGTTGGTGGGCGATTCTAGTAAGACCATTCGTACTTTGTTTCCCGGGTGCAGGTGTGGTCGGAGAGCTTCTATCCTAGTTGTGTCGGCGTGAATGACCTTGACTCCACCGTGAGTACCGAGGTAGGTGAGTAATCGATTTGTGCCCCCGTACAAGTCGTCTCCAGCTAAAACTGTCTCTCCAGGTTTGACCAGTCTAAGTATAGTATCTAAACATGTCATACCGGTTGACAAGGCGAATGCTTGGGTCGCACCATAAAGTCGAGCCAGATGGTTCTCTAATAGTGGAACTCAGTAAGTACTCAAGCATGGCGAGAGGTAGTGAAAAAGCTCACCTAGACCACCTCTTGTAGGATTTCCAGAACGTGTATAGTCATATTGTCCATCCATACCCTTGAATGTAGCAGTCTGATAGATGGGTGTCGAGCTGGCTCCATATTGATCTTTGTTATCTACTGAAGCGCATAGTGTAGAGAACCTCCAATTGGCGGCTCTAGCTTTGTACTGCTCAGCTTCTGTCGGTGATTTCGCTGATAAGGAATATACCGAAGTAGCGAGTGACGAGTCACCCGGTGTTGAGGGTGTAGTCATCTtgttcgcttctgcttctgacGACAACGAGTGGATAAGatatgtatgaatgtattgCTTTATGAAAGGTATCTGAGGCCATATGTTATGAGACGAGTCGAGTGGATTTTATTTTGACCTTTGTTTGATCACACCATACTCGTACAGGTCGGAGCGTTAGATCGTCAGATCCGGTTATTCGTAATTGCTTGATTGGGTAAAGATTCATCCCCAGAGAGCCTTTCTTCACCGTAGATGCTTGTAATAGATCTTGAACATACCATACACGCATATGCAAACGTTACTTACTGTAAGAGCGATAGTGTCCCTGTATGTGcattgtacagtacagtagaTAAATATATATGGGTGTAGCGTACTTGTGCAAGTTCTTCACAGCCGCGACAACGCAATCACTGTTTCATCCTCTGGCCTCTCGAAATTCTTCCTCTCACCCTCGATCTCGGCTTCCTTTGCCTCATTTGTAGCTCTGTCCCGAGTCTCTCCCTCtcgcctttcgcctttcgccCCCCTCCCTCCTATTTCCCCCGGCCTCTCCCTTAcctccctcccctcccttGCTTACCTCTGCTGCTCCCCGCCTCTCGCCTCGCACCTCTCGCCTGTCCCCTTTCTCTCCCCCCCTCCCccctttcatcttctcttgctccTTGTATCTCCACTCTCGTGGCCCTTTCGCTGTTAGGCTCACCCCTGTCCTGCCTCTGTCGTCGCATGACCCTCACTGACCCCTTCTCCGATCATCAAAGTCGTCCCCACTTCGCCCCTGACCATCCCTTCCTGCTTGCTGCTTGTTCAcacctcatcttctccctaTCTCGCCGCACTCCGGTATTTGTATCTGCAATCTTGGGACGGATGTGGAAGTCGGATAGCAAGATACCACAATAACAATATCATACTTGAAATGCACGCGCGTGCGCATGTAAACGCGTGCAAGTCGACTCTGGAACTCTGGGATTCGCGACTATTTCCCATTGCGCGCATCAGCCATGAAGAGTGAAGGGAGTTGACATCCTGGTGTGCTCAGCGACCCCTCCCAGATCGACCGCGAAGGATTCATGTGACCCAATTGGCCCTTCTATGTCAGCTATGTCAAATATGGACAAAAGTCTGTATGAGCGTATGAGCGACTCAGAAGAAAATCGATGTCTGCAAATGAGGCCGTTGGCGGTTGGCGGTGCCTCTCTTGCGTCATTGTACTGTACCCTATCTTTCCGAAATCACCATCGTTTCTGCAAGTTTCATGCATCTATGCATGCtgattgtcattgtcattgatACATGCGTGTGACTTACGCTGGTTATGCCGAGCCACCAGTCTCATCCCTGTCTTCTCCGGGACTTCTGGTACTAGGACGTACTTCCGCAGCCGCCAAGCTGAGTATATCCAAGTGATTCAAGGTCTACTCCTGCCCTCCCAGATACAGATTCGAATGCCTATACTTTGGCTGAGGCGAGACTAAGAATTGGTTCTCGATCGGTGTATCGGGACTCAGAGCCAGAGTACGTCCAATGGGTGAATGCGAATATGGGGGTGGACCAGCTGAAAGACCGaaattcatcctcattgGATTGATGGAGGAAGGATAGCCCGGATTGAAatatgacgaagaagggtaGTCCAAGGGAAGAGGTAGcgtggagaaggaggatggggaaGGTGAAGTTCCCAGATGGtgggaaggaggatataGAGTTTGATAGcctggatgaggatggtgtTCGTACGGGTTCCCATGATACATTGACTGGGCATGTgcatgtgtatgtgtatgtggCCCTCCATGCCAGGCTAAGGCATTCGATTGGTTGTGCATTTCGTTCAAGAGTTGCGAAGGTGTAGGACCGGTCAACGATAAGGATGGCGGACCCGCACTGAAGTAATTCGCAAGGGCGgaggcttgagcttgttgttGGCTTGACATTGAGAACTGGGTCTGCGCTGCTGATAGTTGATTATGTGGGTCATTTGTCATATTCCTTGGCCCAATGACAATGCCGTCAGTCATGGTTCCGGCTGGTGAGGTTTGATCTTCTACCTCAGGGCCAGAAGCCGATGTAGACATCGAACTTCGTCTCGGGGCTCGTATTATATTTGCGTTGGGAGGCGGACgttttctcttcttgctcgGAGACAattcctcaagctcaggGGATGAATGATGAACGACCGTGGCAGAAGAGGTAGATTTGTTGGGTTCCTCCGGCAAAGGTGTAGCGCTGAGCGGTTCTGTATCATTTCCTCGTATATTCTGATGGTACTGATCAGTGTTTGGATATGGAGCGTAGATCGGTTGAGAAGGGAAAGGTAATCTTGCTGGTATTGTAGGTGAATCtgaggaattggaagataAAGAAGTCAGGGGTGATCCGGTTCCAGAAGCACGGTCGCGATCCCGTTCATTATCGGACCAATCTCCAACTGTGTCTCCGTCCGAATCTActtctttcaccttttcTCGATCTACCGGTGGTCGGGCATTCGTCGTGTCCGCTTGTGGAGGTTTAGggatcttcaacttgatgaCCAATTTACCATCCTTTACAGGTCCAGCTTTTATGACTGACGGTTGACCACCATCACCTCCGGTAacgatcttcttcggtcttcCCCTCTTCGCTTTCGGTTTCTCCGCACCATCGGCCACTGCATCGCTGGACTGTTCAGCTGCATTTGTGGCCTCGTGcactttcctcttcctcgctttcaGCTTCTTAGGCTTCTCCACCACAATCCTCTCTGCAATGTCTTCTTCTATTTCAGAAGGCAGATCAGGCGATATGACATCCTTGTCGAAATCGACTATTCTGACCAAATCGAAGGGAGCACGAGATATATCCTTGACTGCTTTTTCTAGCCATGTCTGGACGTCCATTTCTCGTTGGCTCGCAGCACCCATCGAATATTTGAGGGATTTTCGTAGGATTTTCCCTTTGTTGTCGCCTAGCAGATGAGCTAGGTTTTTCTTCCGTATGCAGTTGGAGCAATTACAGCAATCTTTGCAAAGAGGGCAGATGAATGATCGGGATTCTtcgtcaaagtcgaagtaATTGTATCTGATAAATCGACCTGTCAGCTACTTGAATCGGAACATGGGTAAAGATCGGTTCAAAGGATGAAGCACTTTATGGGCATAaagggatgaaaggtggTGCATGAGATGTCTTCCTTTGTACTCAGCAATATGAAACCAGCATAACGCATGATAAAGACGCTAACAACGTCGGAAAAGACGGTGACAGGGGTGTAGAGGGTGTCAAACTCACCGTTTGCAGCAAGTCTCGCAGAAATTTGCCCTGCAGAGCGGATTGACGTTCCTGCATTTCATCTTGGGCTTGTCTGACTTTCTTCGACATTGATGGCACGCTTCCCCAGGGATGAGCTGGCGTTATCGATAATATCAGTCAAGTGCCGCATGGACATCAGACGCAGAGGTGACTTACAGAATAAGCAGATACGCCTTCCGGCAGAACCGTCTCAACGGGTCTAGCGTCCATTTCTACCAATTCTCCTCTCTGTCGCATCTCACGTCGTAATTCCTTTTCTAAgcctctccatcttctccatctgaAGTCTTTCGTGACACCTCCAagctcctcttcttcgccttctggTACGCTCTCTCCACCTTTGCCAAAACCGAACTTCCACCTTCGAGCTTCGCCTATTGACCAGCGAGAACAATCTGTGTACTCCCCATCCAAgattttcttcttcaattTCCGATCGCTGGGCATTTCTAAACAGGCCATGGTCTGCGTCTGCCCTTCTGGTGGTAGAGATATGATGTAACCTGATCGATCCAGTATAGGTATATCCGCCCGCTTCTTTCGTGTTGTGCTGGAACCTGGTTGCCCATCTGCCCCGGTGGGCGGCGGTGATTTACCATTTCGAACTttggatgacgatgatcctCCGATACCCAGGTTGGATCCGGAGCCTTCTATCCCGAGACCAGCCAAGATGAGTTGGTTCTCCCGGATTCGACGCTGGCGTTCGGCTTCGTCTGGTATATGAAAAGCAATTTGAACCCACATGACGTGAGATTAGCAACCCCGATGAAGACCCGACAGAGCGAGAACAGAGTCCAaacagaaagagagatggACAGAAAGGAAGTGAACATGAGAGTGAAGACTTACaattctcttcatcttcgtcctcatcttcagagTCCGATTCGTGCCTATCATTCCTTTCAATATCTGTTTCATCTCCCTCCTGGTCTGACCCTCCTTCGGAATGTAAATTGGGCTCCAGGTCAAAGACCACCTCCTTTgccttgcctttaccttttctGCTGCTAAACATAGGACTCCTGCCTTGATTGCTTACAAGAGATTCGACGGGCAAGGAATCGGTGATTGAAGTCTGCGATCCGCTGGATCAAGCTTGTGGAGGCTCGGTCTCTCCAGCTGAGGGGATTGACTTCGGCGCGTTAAGGGAGGGCATCGTGTGATTTGAGCATTGCCCCTATCTGTAAGATCCAGTCTGTTGCAGTCGGTGTTGAGTCTGTGGTGAAGACCTCTCGCTCAAGAATGATCTTTAGGTTTCGCTGTTCATATATCGGTAAGATAGATCATGGACACAGTACACGATGAACACCAGCAGAGAattacaacaacaatcatAACGTGGCTTTACGTAACACTCGGTATATGACCTCCACTCGAGACGACCAGCTACAAAACACGAGTCCGTGCAGAGGAAAACATATGTAGAGTACCGTCAAATCAATCAAAGCATTGATAGATGCAACATCTCCCATCACTCTCTGTAGTCGAGCCATCGGAATATTATCGACAACATTGTGGCTGAGCAGTGAGTGAGCTGTATTAGGCT
Protein-coding regions in this window:
- a CDS encoding cystathionine beta-lyase encodes the protein MTTPSTPGDSSLATSVYSLSAKSPTEAEQYKARAANWRFSTLCASVDNKDQYGASSTPIYQTATFKGMDGQYDYTRSGNPTRGGLENHLARLYGATQAFALSTGMTCLDTILRLVKPGETVLAGDDLYGGTNRLLTYLGTHGGVKVIHADTTRIEALRPHLHPGNKVRMVLLESPTNPLLKIADLEGISKEVKLAAPDALIVVDNTMMSPYLQRPLDMGSDIVYDSGTKYLSGHHDLMAGIIAVKRPEICKDIAFLINSVGSGLAPFDSFLLLRGVKTMSLRMDRQMATAHLVALYLDSLGFLVHYPGLKNHPKRDIHYKQATGAGAVLSFVTDDKALSERIVGGTRLWGISVSFGAVNSLISMPCLMSHASISAAVRAERGLPENLIRLCVGIEDPRDLMDDLEHSLLSAGAIVPNLSHSPLSDSRSAELFTSDPEAWILDRAKGFKRPSEASTMDRLVSGVKRGLGFTSLERKSIDEDITVSAPGKVILFGEHAVVHGVTAVASSVNLRCFAVLSPRSDGKVALEVPNVGVEAEWEISRLPWGLLPVHPNTQRHIADKDLDPALHEAIEKLVHEHLELGKTGINSCIAYLYLYMVMAGAESEAPAVTFTATANLPISAGLGSSAAYSTCVASALLIAHSHIEKPGKDQSRVSEGDTNIIDGWAFLSEKVLHGNPSGIDNAVSVRGGAVAFTRSVGGRKGGLDGLHGFSSIRLLLTNTLVPRDTKSLVAGVSAKRLAEPHVVDPILDAIQSISDEASTLLSGQTHVERKELIARLETLIRENHTHLVNLGVSHPSLEIVVAATAAEPFGLATKLTGAGGGGCAVTLIPDDFPQSSLDALITTLEAQGFQPHLTSVGGPGLGIHASTSLKEDKVRNHEEGEGMVIPKRATLRETNIEGLQQWSERIGNWVHT